Part of the Lolium rigidum isolate FL_2022 chromosome 6, APGP_CSIRO_Lrig_0.1, whole genome shotgun sequence genome, TTCCATCGTGATTAGTGTACTCGAGTTGCAAATTTGGTTGCAACTGGGATGTTTTTAGTTGCAAATAAAAATATTCTGTTGCAAAAATTATGTTGCAACTACGAAAAATACATTCAAACTCTTAGATTTGCTTCCCAATTTATACTAATGGTGATAACATCATTCTACCGAAAACTGGTCACACCTAAATTTATTGAACCTGCAGTGGAGGGAGTACACAATATAGAGTGACATACTTCATGATGAATCAAATGGTATTAATTTGATActtaaaaattaatattttttggtACAAACTTGGTCACGCGAGTTGACTTTCAAAATATCTTACCATACAACATAGCCTATAGCTACCTAACCACCAAAGAGTGCTTTTGGCACCCGAGCTCGAGTGCTCTcgccattttttttaaaaataaaaatatatttataaGTTATTAAAAATTGTAAAATAATTCTGGAAATTTTCaatgatacatctcacaatcatgcaaaatctcaccccaaaattcttttttactttgtgcTAGATAAAAATTACAAAGTCTGACATCTTTttagagatttgaaaatgactactcagatctgcacttttgttatttttgtgtagcttaaaatataaagtacttaaaattaattttttacacgtttgtgggatacattattggctatatgtaatttttttcattttttaaaaaactctaaaatataatttttgattttttatttaaaaaacgAGATCACTCGTGGCCAGGTGCACCAAATCTCTCTCCCCTAACCACGGAAGCGAACCATGTCAAATGAAAAGAAGCAAAGCACCGAACACTCGTAAGCTACACGGCTCGGTGCCTTCATCGTCGAGTCGGTCTCTCTAGCAAATTAAACATCACATCCATGGCGGGTGCAGTCGAAGGAAAATGTACTAGGCAAGAACTTAGCGGTAGTGTTGCAGCAGCCGGTTTGCCTCCCGTACGCCACTCAGGTAGGCCGCGTGCGTGGTGGAGTAGTGCGTCCGGTGCGTCGCCTCGCCGGCGAACAGCACCCGCAGCGGCGTCTGATCGGCCTCCGGCTCGCGTGGAAGCGGCTCGGCCATCCTATCGAGGTCCTCCCCGCTCGATCCGACGGCGACGTAGCTGTAGGACCCGAGGAACAGCGGGTCCGTGGCCCACCCGCTCCTCTTGATCCTCTTCACCCTCCACCGTGACGTTGCCCTCGCGTCGGCCTCGTTGCCATTGCTGCAGCTCCGCGCTGGCGCCGGGAGGAACGAGTCCAGCGTAGCGTGAACCGCGCTGATGACGTCCTCGTCGGGGAGGGACTCGAGGTGCGCCGCCTCCCGCCCGGCGAACCACGCGAGCGCTACGCTGGAGCCCGCCTTGACGGGGCAGATCGACTCGGTGCGGCGCATCCACCACGGGACCTTTGTCGCGTGCCCGAGGAAGGCCATGTGCAGGAACGGGAaagccggcgccgccgccctggCTGGCTCCTGGTGGCCTCCTTCCGGTTCAATGGCCTCCACCTCGACGAACAGCTTGTTCATGACACCGAAGCCGAGGCGCGAGACGGCCTCCCGCTTGAACTCTGGCAGCGGCGGGTCGAAGGCGATAGCGCCCGGGCCGGACACGTCCTTGCCGACGCTGGCCTTGAGGACGCCCAGCGAGACCGTGAGGATGACGTGATCGGCGGCGAGGGTGAGCGTCGTCGCTCCGTCGGCGAAGTGGAGGCGCACCGGGGTTTCGCTCCAGTCGATACGGCGGAgccggaggccgaggcggagggcgCCGGGCGGGAGCGCGGCGACGAGGTGCTCGACCACGCGGGTGTAcccacctgggatcgtgacgtgGTCGCCGGGGAAGTCGCGGTACTCGCCCTCCGCGGCGAGGTCGAGGTCGCCGAGGTCGTCGGCGGAGGTGTCCGTCCTCTCCCGGTTGATGTGCATGGACATCAgcgcctcctcgacctcctccagctccttgctCCCGCCGGGGCGCGCCGCCTGGTACGCTCGCAGCCCGCCCCGAAGGTACTCCTccacgccgcctcctgcgccgccaGCCTCGCCAGCGCGAGCGGCGTCCATCATGCCCCTGTACAGCTCCTCGATCGGCGTGGCGACCGTGTCCGCGTCGACGACGTTGCCGCCCTCGGCGACGGTCAGCACGCGGTCGGGGAACCCGCCGTCCATGCGCTCGTACGGGAGGTCGGCGGCGTCATACCGAAGCGCGCCCGCGTCGCGTGCCAGGGCGTGCACGGGGCTCCCGACGACGCCGTGCACCCACGTAGCGCCCATCTCGACTCGGTGGCCGGCGAACTCGGACGTGAGGACCCGGCCGCCGGCGCGGTTGCCGGCCTCCGCTACCACGACATCGAATCTGTCCTGCCCCGCGCCGCACAGATGCAGCGCCGCCGAGAGACCGGCTAGGCCGGCACCCACTATGACAATCCGAGGCTTCGTCGCCACCATCCTGTCCTGCTCCTGCCTTGCCAACGTTTCGCACTGGTCACCGTACTGTTTTCGGAACTTCGAAGCCAGGAGCACGACCGAGCAGTTTATAGCACGGACACGAAGGCAAGCGGGAGAAGTAGAGTAAAGTACACGAGTTGCACGACGCACGTGAAAAGATGGCGGTACAGGGTACACCGCAAGCGACACGACGAGCCGGCCTACTGCCGCGCCGTCGTTGATTTTGTAGGTAGCGACATTCAGAAGAAACAAGACCTCCAGAACTGGGTAGATTTGCTTTTTCGGTAGAGCTGTTGGGACAAGACCAGGTGGGAAGGCCTCCCAGCCTCAAAATGATTCCGCACATAATCCGTCTAAAATTGACAACCTACCTGCGACTAGAGTCTCTGCAACTCCTACAATTAGCCCAGTCTAagaacatctccagtcgcgtccccaaacatcGACGtacaaaaaatagagaaaaacatGTTTCAGTCGCGAGCCTCAAAGCTAAATAACACCTCATTTTGTGTCCGACGTCCCCGGTAGAAACTATGCATAGAAGCTCTACCGGGGATGCCGGACACAAAAACATCGCCCGGACGCATACATGCAATCCCTAGTCCCCACAAGTCATTctcttttcccacactttctctcacctacttttccacaTGAGatggtcccctctattaaaatgcatgcatccggatgcTCTTTGAGGGACACGGCTGGAAAGGACCTCTTTTTGTAGTCTCTTTTTGTCCGACGTTGTATCCAAACTTACCCCAAATCATCgtgccggacgttttttgaggagatgctctaaccagcaAGGCAGAGCACACCAAAACCTAAGCCCAGTCTAACAAGCAAAGCACAACACACCATGACACCAAAGCAGAGCAAGACGAAGATTCTCACGCGGAAGTTCGTCGCCGTGCTTCTCGCATCTCTCCTTTGCTCCGCACCCGGCGCACGGCAGCAATAAGCATGTTGGCGGCCGCGCTCGCGCCCGGGGACGGACGGAGCATGATCATCATGTGCATCGCCGGAGAGCGGCGGCGCTTGGAGGGGCCTCGGAGGAGGAGGGTCCGCCCTCGTCCTTTTCGCCATCGCGACGTACTTCTACTGCAGGCGCAAGAAGCGCTCCCGGCCACCATCTTCGAGCAACATCAGCGAGCTCGCTGCCTCGACGTCTACTGTTCGCCGCCCTCCGAGATCACCGACCTGCCGCCCTCCAAGTCTTCAGCAACATCGGCAGTTGCTGCCTCGACGTCCACTGCTCTGCCGTCCTCCGAGATCACCGGCATGCCGCCCTCCCACTCTTCAGCACTATCGCAGTTGCTAACTCGATGTccacagtggcggagcttgccaaTGATGGCAAGGGGGGCAAAATCCAATTTAGGACGTCTTGGTGGGGCCAAACACACAAAAATTTCTAATCTAACCTCTCCCAAAAAATCCTTCAGAGATGTGCCaaatcggggggggggggcggtggccCCCCTGACATACACTAAGCTTTATAAAGAAAACTACTGTAATGGGATGTAATATGCTAGATACAAAAAATTATACATAAAAACATTTAAAAAATCTAGTTTACATGATTTCAAGACTACATTTAATTGCAGTGTTCTTTTTTTGCCTAAACTTACATGTTACAgatcactagttgaatgcccgtgcgttgctacggctcttATTTTTCCTTGCAATATATGTCAATACAATAGGTTAAAGATTTATGTGTATTAAAAAGACAGCCACAATATATTcgataaactcataagattctacCTGTCTGAATTATATTTTGACGGCCATTATTATTAGTTGGAGCTAAAAAAAAATGAAAGTGGTAACTTTTGTGGCACTAGTGACTTCAAGCCCTCCTTTGGTCCTTTCCGAATCGTGTTCTTTAGGATCCAAATAAAACAGACATGAGAGGAGTGCCACCGGCAGAACTGGAGCTGCATGATTGTGGCAGCTAATCCACTACAAAAGTACCTAGCCCAGGCTTGAGCTTGGCTCCAAACCCTGGAGCATGAATGCATGATGAATCTAATTAGGCAATGCAATCAAGGCCTTTTAAATTAATATATCAGTGAATCATAATGTTTAGTAAAATATTTGTTAAACAGAATAATACATTCATCAGAAGAACCAAGTAAGTCTCCACGCTAGTTTTAACATATGAATCTTGATTAATCAATTCTCTCAACAATCAATACAACCATGTGAACATCAAGACCTTGCAAATATAGCTAAATAACCAAAGGTATCCATTTTATTTGTTGTTTGTAAAAAAAATGCAATTCCTGAATCAGAACAAAGCGCATGACTTTAATAAATGTACATACACCTCAGGATATTGGTGCTATTGGGATTGATGAACTGCGGAACCTCTCAAAAGGTAATGTTGAGGATAAACTTGTTTCTTTCCTCTCTCATCCCCGCTTTAAAAAAATTCTCTTAGCTCGATCCTAGAATATTGCACAAGGCAAGTCTACACCTTAAATAGTCCTAACTAATATGGCTAAACCAATCCAAGGCCACAATTTCCAAGATGTGAAGGGCATTCCCTCTGTTTTGTAGCACCTGCCACCCTTTGAGGGCACCCGCAAAAATGTTGATGTGGTTGAATATTTAGTCTGTCAATGTCTAGTCAAGTATATCATGTTGATCTGGTTGTAGTGAATGGCGAAAATGTGACAAGCAGGTTGCATAACTGAAATTCTCTTTGTTGTAGCTCAGTTGTGTGCGTGCAGTCCTCCGGATGAGCGGACATCAGGACAACACCTTCTTTCCACACATCAGTGTGGCCGTAGGAGGAACCCTCCTTAAAATTACCTAGTGGGGAGATGCTTCCCAATATACCGACATTTCATTCTTAGAAAACAAGACAATTGCatacatcataaacttgatctgtGGGGTATATGTCATACTgtagtaagaatcaatgcaacatGCATTTTTGTCTTTGAGTAAGAAATATTTTTTCTACATCAAATCATTCATCAAATATATAGGGAGCTAAAAATTAATCTAAACTTTCTAGATCAAACTTGAGTTATTTGTTGCTATTGTGAGAAATCATAAATGTCATTGAAGCAGTACTTGCAAGTATTATGCATTTCACAGTTTTCACTTCTCAATGTATGCAAGCAAATGTGCAAAATAGGAGGACATTACTGCATGCAATTCtatattgtttttttttgaacaaccAAGTAAACCAATACGATAAAATGAGCATGCCTATGAATAGAAAACTATCACCATGCCGATAGACATACAAGGCAAATGTTTCGAACTATAACAACGTAGATGTGCAGAAAAGGCCATCTCGACTGGCTTAAAATAACCAAAGCTTATAAAAAAGATGTAATTTCTGGAGTGTCTATTAATGTGGAAGCTTCAGAGATGGTTTGAGCAAAATCCATTTGACTATGCCGTATTCTAGCCTTATTAACAAATCAAATTTACGTACTTCTGTTTACGAGGAAGTCACAAGATAAATAGGCCTGTCATAGCCAAATCTAATAGCAAAGAGGCAAAAAGCTAGACAAGTACCTGGTTCCCTTCTATAAAACAAAACGAAGATGAATATATAGAGGATTTTGCTCTAGAAAAATTAATTGTTCCTGCAGAATAAATCACTTTAGCAAAATAAAAATGTCACCAATGTATGATAAGGCATGTGGCATATATTCTTTAGTGAAATAAAAAATTAATAACCACAAAATAAATCGAGGACCACACAAAATATGCATTTTCAAAGATTACAATTGTTTTTCATCTTCCAACAACTTGCTTGTCCGTGATTGAACAATTCATATATGAACAGTTAGCTTCTGAGGTACACACCAATTCCTGCAAGTAATTGTTGTAATCATTTTGCCAACATCTTGAGCTGTTGCACTACTTTTGTGGGTTAGATTTACATAGAAGTAGTAGACCATGTAAAGCAATCAATTAACTACCTGAATGCTAGAAAGAATGATAACATGTGAATAATTAACCTGAGGCTACACTGTATAACTATTGCATAACTATAGTTACTCAGAAGTGGGACAGAGTTCTTTGGGGTTGAGCTGACCCAACAAAAAGTAAAGAGGCAAAGTTTACATTCACTTCTGAAACATATGCTCTCAGTGTTAAATGCTCGATAAACTTTCACATAAACTTGTACTGCAATAATTAAAATATTTTAGAGATACGAGACATACTATGCAGGCAAAAAGAAGCTCTAGAACGGAATTACATAGAATTAAAAATTATAGCACAATGTGACAAAAACTTCACCTTGATATGTTATGTCTAAAGGACAACAAATAAAGATCGCCATAACTCATAAATTCATGCTAAGAGTTGAGTTTTGACTAAAAGATCCGAGGATAAAACTAGCAAGCAGTTACCATTATATCTTCACGGCCATTCCTTTTGGTACCCCAGCAAACAGATCTGCAGCTAATCGCTACCTTGTATTTCATTCAAGTCTCTCGTTAGCCAATAAATAACCTGGCAACAAAATGCTGCTTCAGGAAACTAAACGAGTGACAGAACTGTGGCTACAAGAAGTATATCACGGCTGCAAGAGCAGCAATATTTAAAACAACCTGGAAAATATTGTGCCAACAACAGTCCGATCAAGCTATCATCCACCCACAGCTTGCCGACGACCTTGTTCCCGTGCTGCCTACGCCGCCACACACGCTGgtcacccacacacacacacacacacacacatagccaGATCAATTCCAGATCCCTCGAGAAAGCCACCAAACTTCAGTAAGTGGAGTCCTAAGCTTGATCGGACGTGGCCGCACGCAACAACGTGGGTGCCCTGCCTCCCAGCCGCCCGAcatcggcgccgccgcgccgcaccaTGTCCGCCCGGTACTGCAGGAACGAACAACACCACCGGAAGTCAGCGCTCCACGGAGTGTATCCACGGAGAATAGGGCTGGGCCCGCGAGTCGaaatggggaggaggaggaggcggacctgCGACTTGGAAATGTTGTCAAAGCTGACAAGGACGAATAGGTGGTCGTAATCGGCAGGCCATGGCGAGCGGGCCGATGGAGGACCGTGCTCCATGTCGACGACCGGggcgaggaggtggaggccgTGGCAGCGGAGGCGGAGATGGCTCTGGGTCAAAGTCGGAGGATAAGGCACCGCAGACCCCCTCGTTCGTCCCCAACCAGTAGACGGTGGTTACATAGAGCGCGACGACATGGTCGCCCGGGGCAACGGGGTTGCCAAAGGGCCCAGGTGAGCAGCTATCTGACTATCTCCAGGCTGCATCCCTCCCGCTGCCTCAGGGGAGTTACCGCAATCCCACCGACGACGGCACGATGACACTAAAAGAGAGAAAATTAGGTGAGGAcgcatgtaacatcccaaatttcaataaaaagaaagttagaagaattccagagagcaaaatttcaaaccaacaaaaacttttaaattgcatatagtgccatgcataggacttgtgcatttgagtgatatgccatgacgattgttattatgtgtatgtgctaaaccctaaaacccgaatgtgatcaagtgaagatcacaaaccaaataaatcaaaaagagaaagaaatcaaataagaataaaaaccctaaaaccctaacatatggcttatgccatttttataaatttttaccctagaccattttggtcttcaccattagttgaataatgttactaaacacttattacaacttttggaatcaaagaaacacaaatcaaatgaaattcaaactcaaatttggatcacatatgataatggtcaaatctgccatttatagtctgatccctactttgagctcttgcaattcaaaattttcaaactaaactttgccaattctttgcacctcatccaagagcacatcaaggtgaacaacttttgtaaagaccaccatgtcaaATTCACTTTGTATAAAATTCTATGCTCATGtaaagttgcaactttttattaagtggaacaatctcacacttggcaatttttgcaattctttgaattggacaattccaccaccacctctcatcctctctggtcatttacaactcactCAAACACACCACTTCCAAATCTTGCCACCTTTGAACTCATTTGAATTTGGACAAAATTTCCAAATAGGGAATAAATGCAACACTATTCTAAATAGTGATCTACTCACCCTAACCTGCCCTAAACCTCTCTACtctgtcccctggttccctctctcacTCAATGCACCACAGTAACCCTAGGGAGGcatgcatagcatgcatgcacaccccatgccggccatggcgccACCTCGTCGAGTCccctctcttctcccttcttctcctcACTGGCCCTGGTGCCAAACCTTGCCACCATGCCCTCCTACATCGCCTAGTGCCGACAGCCTCACCGTAGATGCCATAGCCACGCCGGAGGACGTGCGCCCGAAATGCGccagcatgccgctcgcgtcgcgaccaTGCACGTCGCGGACGCGCACTGGCCACGGGCCACCCCACCAGTACACGCAGCCCCTGGCCCCTCCAGCACCTCGTCGAGCACCGCCGTGACACCTCAACCCCGCCAGACACGCTCACGACCagcccctggaccgccgccgccggagacgacgaagtAGATCCCGTGAAACGCCGCCCGCAGACACGGAAGGAATGCGAGAGCTCCAGACGCcgcccgaccaagctgtcgccacctctagcttcgcctggacgaggagaacaccgctgcaccctcgcctagcccaaccgctcgccggaatcgccgcgagcaTGTCGCCCTCGACCCTGCCCCATAGCACACCTGCGTCTCTATAAATAGAGGCTTCCCCTGAGCAATCTGAGCACCACACCTTCCTCTCCTCCCATCTCTGACTCTCCACCACCACTCCACCCACCCAATCGttgccggagcaagctcaatcgagcgatcgaagccgcggaagccctggtgcaatcgccgtcgactggagccTCCTCGAGCGATGCcactgttaccatcttctttcccttcatcgacaacctcgaacggaacatcgccgccgctcgccggacctGCGGTTAGCCCCACGACCCcataggctcgccgccagacgctcggcatctcgccggagaagacaatGGCTCTGAGCCGTTGATCTgcgttctaatcctacgccccacaaTAACTCATACCGATTCGGCGTTTAAGAGTcgctgacgagtggcccccactctgtcaggcggcccaAACGCACCAGCTGCGTTACTGGGCCGTTTTCTCTCCGTTTAAATCATTTCAGCCCACCTAGTgttcccgccagcccgttaaaTTCAAAATCGGTTAaatcaattcaattcaaattcaatactggctccaactttgaaaattcatagaatctgtt contains:
- the LOC124667068 gene encoding polyamine oxidase 1-like encodes the protein MVATKPRIVIVGAGLAGLSAALHLCGAGQDRFDVVVAEAGNRAGGRVLTSEFAGHRVEMGATWVHGVVGSPVHALARDAGALRYDAADLPYERMDGGFPDRVLTVAEGGNVVDADTVATPIEELYRGMMDAARAGEAGGAGGGVEEYLRGGLRAYQAARPGGSKELEEVEEALMSMHINRERTDTSADDLGDLDLAAEGEYRDFPGDHVTIPGGYTRVVEHLVAALPPGALRLGLRLRRIDWSETPVRLHFADGATTLTLAADHVILTVSLGVLKASVGKDVSGPGAIAFDPPLPEFKREAVSRLGFGVMNKLFVEVEAIEPEGGHQEPARAAAPAFPFLHMAFLGHATKVPWWMRRTESICPVKAGSSVALAWFAGREAAHLESLPDEDVISAVHATLDSFLPAPARSCSNGNEADARATSRWRVKRIKRSGWATDPLFLGSYSYVAVGSSGEDLDRMAEPLPREPEADQTPLRVLFAGEATHRTHYSTTHAAYLSGVREANRLLQHYR